One Streptomyces sp. L2 genomic window carries:
- a CDS encoding 1-phosphofructokinase family hexose kinase, whose amino-acid sequence MILTVTLNAALDVTYVVDALVPNSSHRVRTTHQRAGGKGVNVASVLAALDVPVTVTGLAGGPTGELIRDGLRASGLRDELVPMWADSRRTVTVVSRADGDATVFNTAGAEVGPDVWASFVGRFTELAREATVVVLSGSLPPGLPTDAYATLVRLGGEAGAATVLDTSGPALPAALSAGPTVIKPNEAELTEVTGEPDVAAAAGALRARGARTVVASRGPEGLYAVTPEGTWRAAPPRTVSGNPTGAGDACVAALAAGLHFGRPWERTLAEAVALSAAAVARPVAGEVDQAVYEQFRTTVSVERTHAPRVH is encoded by the coding sequence GTGATCCTCACCGTGACACTGAACGCCGCACTGGACGTCACCTATGTCGTCGACGCCCTGGTGCCGAACTCCTCGCACCGGGTCCGCACGACCCACCAGCGCGCCGGCGGCAAGGGCGTCAACGTGGCGTCGGTGCTGGCCGCGCTGGACGTCCCCGTCACCGTCACCGGGCTCGCGGGCGGCCCCACCGGCGAACTCATCCGGGACGGGCTGCGCGCGAGCGGACTGCGCGACGAACTCGTGCCCATGTGGGCCGACTCCCGGCGCACGGTCACCGTCGTCTCCCGCGCCGACGGCGACGCCACCGTGTTCAACACGGCCGGCGCCGAGGTGGGCCCCGATGTCTGGGCGTCCTTCGTCGGCCGGTTCACCGAGCTGGCGCGCGAGGCGACCGTGGTCGTCCTCTCCGGCAGCCTGCCGCCCGGTCTGCCGACGGACGCCTACGCCACCCTCGTCCGGCTGGGCGGCGAGGCCGGGGCGGCGACCGTGCTGGACACCAGCGGCCCGGCGCTGCCCGCCGCGCTGTCCGCGGGCCCGACCGTGATCAAGCCGAACGAGGCCGAGCTGACCGAGGTCACCGGCGAGCCGGACGTGGCCGCGGCCGCCGGGGCGCTGCGGGCCCGGGGTGCCCGGACCGTCGTCGCCTCCCGCGGCCCCGAGGGCCTGTACGCCGTGACCCCCGAGGGAACCTGGCGGGCCGCACCCCCGCGCACCGTGTCCGGCAACCCGACCGGCGCCGGGGACGCGTGCGTCGCCGCGCTGGCCGCCGGGCTGCACTTCGGCCGGCCCTGGGAGCGGACGCTGGCGGAGGCGGTCGCCCTGTCCGCCGCCGCGGTCGCCCGGCCCGTCGCCGGAGAGGTCGACCAAGCCGTCTACGAGCAATTCCGTACCACCGTCTCCGTGGAGAGAACCCATGCCCCTCGTGTCCACTGA
- a CDS encoding ROK family protein, with the protein MADATAPADCVIALDVGGTAMKGALLDRTLSPLTLLHLPTPRHAGPGAVVAAIAAALVRLAERAEGLGHSVRHAAVVVPGVVDESAGLAVHAANIGWRDLPLAERLGEALGRPVVLGHDVRAGGLAESRVGAARGISDVVFVPVGTGIAAALVSGGRVLRGLGHAGELGHVVVDPDGRACACGSRGCLETVASATAVAAAYTARSGRRVTGAAEVAALVTRRDPDAVAVWDTATDALAAAFALLSTVLAPERIVVGGGLAEAGELLLSPLRARLERRLTFQARPSVVRAGLGDRAGCLGAGLLAWQAVGHDPAAGPGAEPAAGPAAGPGAGRERQEVTRP; encoded by the coding sequence ATGGCTGACGCGACGGCTCCGGCCGACTGCGTGATCGCGCTCGACGTCGGCGGCACGGCGATGAAGGGCGCGCTGCTGGACCGTACGCTCTCGCCGCTCACGCTCCTGCACCTGCCGACGCCCCGGCACGCCGGTCCCGGCGCCGTGGTGGCCGCGATCGCCGCCGCGCTGGTCCGGCTCGCCGAGCGCGCGGAGGGCCTCGGCCACTCCGTGCGCCACGCGGCGGTGGTCGTCCCCGGCGTCGTCGACGAATCCGCCGGTCTCGCCGTGCACGCGGCCAACATCGGCTGGCGTGACCTGCCGCTCGCGGAGCGGCTCGGCGAGGCCCTGGGACGACCGGTCGTCCTCGGGCACGATGTGCGGGCCGGCGGGCTCGCCGAGTCCCGGGTGGGGGCCGCGCGCGGTATCTCCGACGTGGTGTTCGTACCGGTCGGCACCGGCATCGCCGCCGCCCTCGTCTCCGGCGGCCGTGTGCTGCGGGGCCTCGGTCACGCGGGCGAACTTGGCCATGTCGTCGTCGATCCGGACGGCCGGGCCTGTGCCTGCGGCTCCCGGGGCTGTCTGGAGACCGTCGCCTCCGCCACCGCCGTCGCCGCCGCCTACACCGCGCGTTCCGGGCGTCGCGTCACCGGGGCCGCCGAGGTCGCGGCGCTGGTGACGCGGCGGGACCCCGACGCGGTGGCCGTGTGGGACACGGCCACCGACGCGCTCGCCGCGGCGTTCGCCCTGCTCAGCACGGTGCTCGCGCCGGAGCGGATCGTCGTCGGCGGCGGGCTGGCCGAGGCGGGGGAGCTGCTGCTGTCCCCGCTGCGTGCACGCCTGGAGCGGCGGCTGACGTTCCAGGCGCGGCCCTCGGTGGTCCGCGCCGGGCTGGGCGACCGAGCCGGCTGCCTGGGCGCCGGCCTCCTCGCCTGGCAGGCCGTGGGTCACGACCCCGCCGCCGGACCTGGCGCGGAACCCGCTGCCGGACCCGCCGCCGGACCCGGCGCCGGGAGAGAGCGACAGGAAGTGACCCGGCCGTGA
- a CDS encoding sugar isomerase, whose protein sequence is MSSQDTSLTSAEIASQPGVWRRAAAAGAALPEVLPRRGERVAVIGCGTSWFMAHAYAVLRETGGHGETDAFAASEFPRDRSYDRVVAISRSGTTTEVLDVLGALRGKVPTAALTADPATPVMRLADAVAVLDYADERSVVQTRFATGALVLLRAHLEAEGALPVHVRPVEQAVADAETALAEPLGAELTGAGQFTFLGTGWTYGLAQEAALKMREAAGAWTESYPAMEYRHGPISITGPGRVTWVFGPVPKGLAGDVERVGGTFVARSDEAAGGLDPLADLVRAQRLAVLVAEARGLDPDRPRNLTRSVILGNSDG, encoded by the coding sequence ATGTCCTCCCAGGACACCTCCCTCACCTCGGCCGAGATCGCCTCGCAGCCCGGCGTCTGGCGCCGGGCCGCCGCGGCCGGCGCCGCCCTCCCGGAGGTCCTCCCCCGGCGCGGTGAGCGCGTCGCCGTCATCGGGTGCGGAACCTCGTGGTTCATGGCCCACGCCTACGCGGTGCTGCGGGAGACCGGCGGGCACGGCGAGACCGACGCGTTCGCCGCCTCGGAGTTCCCCCGCGACCGCTCCTACGACCGCGTGGTGGCGATCTCCCGGTCCGGTACGACGACCGAGGTGCTGGACGTGCTCGGCGCGCTGAGGGGCAAGGTGCCCACCGCCGCGCTCACCGCCGACCCCGCCACGCCCGTCATGCGCCTGGCCGACGCGGTCGCCGTCCTGGACTACGCCGACGAGCGGTCGGTCGTCCAGACCCGGTTCGCCACCGGCGCGCTGGTGCTGCTCCGCGCCCACCTGGAGGCCGAGGGCGCCCTGCCGGTGCACGTGCGCCCGGTCGAGCAGGCCGTCGCCGACGCGGAGACGGCGCTCGCCGAGCCGTTGGGCGCGGAGCTGACCGGCGCCGGGCAGTTCACGTTCCTCGGCACCGGCTGGACCTACGGCCTGGCGCAGGAGGCCGCGCTGAAGATGCGTGAGGCCGCGGGCGCCTGGACCGAGTCGTACCCGGCCATGGAGTACCGGCACGGGCCGATCAGCATCACCGGCCCCGGCCGCGTCACCTGGGTGTTCGGCCCGGTGCCGAAGGGGCTGGCGGGCGACGTGGAGCGGGTGGGCGGCACGTTCGTCGCCCGCTCGGACGAGGCGGCGGGCGGCCTGGACCCGCTGGCCGACCTGGTCCGCGCCCAGCGCCTGGCCGTCCTCGTCGCCGAGGCCCGCGGACTGGACCCGGACCGCCCCCGCAACCTGACCCGCTCCGTGATCCTCGGGAACAGCGATGGCTGA
- a CDS encoding carbohydrate ABC transporter permease, with translation MAQQTAAPAARTAAANRSTPKARAASRPRRGPRPRTLVIASVAWLLAAVFLLPYAEMVITALRPADELRDPSYLPDHFAWSNFIDVWHESNLGANLRVTLLVAFGSTLLVLLVALPAAYYTARTRYRGRKLFLLLVLVTQMFQPTSLLVGLYREFYQFGMLNSAWTLVLCNAAFNLAFAIWILTAYIGSIPVALEESGMIDGLSRVGALVRITLPLALPGVVTAMIFTFIAAWNEFVMGLTLSTVPESQPLTVGINSFIGNYTVQWNYLFAGSVIAIVPVVVLFALIERKVVSGLTAGSVK, from the coding sequence ATGGCCCAGCAGACCGCCGCCCCCGCGGCCCGCACCGCCGCGGCGAACCGCAGCACACCGAAGGCGCGGGCCGCCTCCCGGCCACGCCGTGGACCGCGCCCGCGCACGCTCGTCATCGCCTCCGTGGCCTGGCTGCTCGCCGCCGTCTTCCTCCTGCCGTACGCCGAGATGGTGATCACGGCGCTCCGGCCGGCCGACGAACTGCGCGATCCGTCGTATCTGCCGGACCACTTCGCCTGGTCGAACTTCATCGACGTCTGGCACGAGTCGAACCTCGGCGCGAACCTGCGGGTGACCCTGCTCGTCGCCTTCGGCTCCACCCTGCTGGTCCTGCTGGTCGCGCTGCCCGCCGCGTACTACACGGCCCGGACCCGCTACCGCGGCCGCAAGCTGTTCCTGCTGCTGGTCCTGGTCACCCAGATGTTCCAGCCGACGTCCCTGCTGGTGGGCCTGTACCGCGAGTTCTACCAGTTCGGCATGCTCAACTCGGCGTGGACGCTGGTCCTGTGCAACGCCGCGTTCAACCTGGCGTTCGCCATCTGGATCCTGACGGCCTACATCGGCTCCATCCCGGTCGCCCTGGAAGAGTCCGGGATGATCGACGGGCTGAGCCGCGTCGGCGCCCTGGTCCGGATCACGCTGCCGCTGGCGCTGCCCGGCGTGGTCACCGCGATGATCTTCACCTTCATCGCCGCCTGGAACGAGTTCGTGATGGGCCTGACCCTCTCGACCGTCCCGGAGAGCCAGCCGCTCACCGTCGGCATCAACAGCTTCATCGGCAACTACACCGTGCAGTGGAACTACCTCTTCGCCGGCTCGGTGATCGCCATCGTGCCGGTCGTCGTCCTCTTCGCCCTCATCGAGCGCAAGGTGGTCTCCGGCCTGACGGCCGGATCCGTCAAGTAG
- a CDS encoding sugar ABC transporter permease, protein MSTHSSTSPARGARSAGTPRRSGFARLGPLPWIGPAVLLILLVVVWPVVEMVRTSFLRISISGFVRGSAGFGKYEKLFDESSLSSVLLATVVWTLVVVAVTMVVSLALAQLFNQRFPGRRVTRWALIAPWAASVVMTAIGFKWMLNQTAGVLNTLMTDLGLIDGPKDWLGEPSTAWPWMMFVAVFVSLPFTTYTLLAGLQTVPEEVYEAARVDGTGTWQTYWRITLPLLRPAFLVGVVINLINVFNSFPVIWSMTHGGPASDTATTTVFMYQLKDSDIGESAAMSVVNFALVVIMVVAFLKAGRWNEEES, encoded by the coding sequence GTGTCCACCCACTCGTCCACCTCGCCGGCCCGCGGCGCCCGGAGCGCCGGCACGCCCCGGCGCTCCGGGTTCGCCCGGCTCGGACCGCTCCCCTGGATCGGCCCCGCCGTCCTGCTCATCCTGCTGGTCGTCGTCTGGCCCGTCGTCGAGATGGTGCGGACCTCGTTCCTGCGCATCAGCATCAGCGGATTCGTCCGCGGCTCGGCCGGATTCGGCAAGTACGAGAAGCTTTTCGACGAGTCCTCGCTGTCCTCCGTGCTGCTGGCCACCGTCGTCTGGACGCTGGTCGTCGTGGCGGTGACCATGGTGGTCTCGCTGGCGCTGGCCCAGCTGTTCAACCAGAGGTTCCCCGGCCGCCGCGTCACCCGCTGGGCGCTCATCGCCCCCTGGGCGGCCTCCGTGGTCATGACGGCCATCGGCTTCAAGTGGATGCTGAACCAGACCGCCGGCGTCTTGAACACTCTGATGACCGACCTCGGCCTGATCGACGGTCCCAAGGACTGGCTCGGCGAGCCCAGCACGGCCTGGCCGTGGATGATGTTCGTCGCCGTCTTCGTCTCCCTGCCGTTCACGACGTACACCCTGCTGGCCGGTCTGCAGACCGTGCCGGAGGAGGTGTACGAGGCCGCACGGGTGGACGGCACCGGCACCTGGCAGACCTACTGGCGGATCACGCTCCCGCTGCTGCGCCCGGCGTTCCTGGTGGGCGTGGTCATCAACCTGATCAACGTCTTCAACTCGTTCCCGGTCATCTGGAGCATGACCCACGGCGGTCCGGCCAGTGACACGGCCACCACCACGGTCTTCATGTACCAGCTCAAGGACTCCGACATCGGCGAGTCCGCGGCGATGTCCGTCGTCAACTTCGCCCTGGTCGTGATCATGGTGGTCGCGTTCCTGAAGGCCGGCCGCTGGAACGAGGAGGAGAGCTGA
- a CDS encoding extracellular solute-binding protein → MNKRVLALSVACAVGALTLSACGGGGSGSADGTVTLKLVAADYGDKASNSSTLYWKDVAKRFTAANPKIRVDVQVINWNDIDAQVKTMIQSGNMPDVLQTGGYADKVSDDLLYKADDVLSVGTQADLIDSFAKAGEVKGVQYGIPFVSSSRTLFYNKAIFKKAGIAKAPQNWAELKADAEKIKAKVPGVTPYALPLGPEEAQGESLIWELGNGGGYTDSSGAYTLNSPQNIDTFKWLKSNLVDPGLTYAHPATTDRKTAFADFAAGKAAMLNGHPSLIQMAKDGKIDYGTAPIPGRTGPLKSTLGVADWMMAFKDNGHQAQIRKFLDFAYSKENTLKFDETYNLMPVTEDTLAEMRSNGKHDDLKPFFAQLPDAVFYPLGDTSWDAVSAEIKKNGGTAVDGDPAKVLGDLQKSAEAAKADQ, encoded by the coding sequence ATGAACAAGCGCGTACTCGCCCTGTCCGTCGCCTGCGCGGTGGGCGCGCTCACCCTCTCCGCCTGTGGTGGCGGCGGGAGCGGATCGGCGGACGGCACCGTGACGCTCAAGCTGGTCGCCGCGGACTACGGCGACAAGGCGTCCAACAGCTCCACGCTCTACTGGAAGGACGTGGCGAAGAGGTTCACCGCCGCCAACCCCAAGATCAGGGTGGACGTCCAGGTCATCAACTGGAACGACATCGACGCCCAGGTCAAGACGATGATCCAGAGCGGCAACATGCCCGACGTCCTCCAGACGGGCGGCTACGCCGACAAGGTCTCCGACGACCTGCTGTACAAGGCGGACGACGTGCTGTCGGTGGGAACCCAGGCCGACCTGATCGACAGCTTCGCGAAGGCGGGCGAGGTCAAGGGGGTCCAGTACGGCATCCCGTTCGTGTCCTCGTCGCGCACCCTGTTCTACAACAAGGCGATCTTCAAGAAGGCCGGGATCGCCAAGGCGCCGCAGAACTGGGCCGAGTTGAAGGCCGACGCCGAGAAGATCAAGGCGAAGGTCCCCGGGGTCACGCCGTACGCGCTGCCGCTCGGCCCCGAGGAGGCCCAGGGCGAGAGCCTCATCTGGGAGCTGGGCAACGGCGGCGGCTACACCGACTCCTCCGGCGCGTACACGCTGAACAGCCCCCAGAACATCGATACGTTCAAGTGGCTGAAGTCCAACCTCGTCGACCCCGGCCTGACCTACGCCCACCCCGCCACCACCGACCGCAAGACCGCCTTCGCGGACTTCGCCGCCGGCAAGGCCGCGATGCTCAACGGCCACCCGTCCCTGATCCAGATGGCGAAGGACGGCAAGATCGACTACGGCACCGCGCCCATCCCGGGCAGGACCGGCCCGCTGAAGTCCACGCTCGGTGTCGCCGACTGGATGATGGCGTTCAAGGACAATGGCCACCAGGCGCAGATCAGGAAGTTCCTCGACTTCGCGTACTCCAAGGAGAACACGCTCAAGTTCGACGAGACCTACAACCTGATGCCGGTCACCGAGGACACGCTGGCCGAGATGCGGTCGAACGGCAAGCACGACGACCTGAAGCCGTTCTTCGCCCAGCTGCCGGACGCCGTCTTCTACCCGCTGGGCGACACCAGTTGGGACGCCGTCTCCGCCGAGATCAAGAAGAACGGCGGCACTGCGGTCGACGGCGACCCCGCGAAGGTCCTGGGCGACCTGCAGAAGTCGGCCGAGGCCGCCAAGGCCGACCAGTAG
- a CDS encoding DeoR/GlpR family DNA-binding transcription regulator, which translates to MSKPDRWNALMELMAAHGRVDVEEAAVALDVSTATIRRDLDELAEQQMLVRTRGGAIAHGVSYELPLRYKSSRHASEKQRIAAAAADLVGEGAVVGLNGGTTTTEVARTLAVRAGGLEAGGTSPALTVVTNALNIAGELAVRPQIKIVTTGGVARPQSFELVGPLTTGVLDEVVLDVAVLGIDGMDAHLGIMAHQEDEAGVSRRFAERAHRVVVVADSSKLGRRAFARICGLDRVDTLVTDARMSGEMTDRLTEAGVRVTAV; encoded by the coding sequence ATGTCCAAGCCCGACCGCTGGAACGCCCTGATGGAGCTGATGGCCGCCCATGGGCGGGTGGATGTGGAGGAAGCCGCGGTCGCGCTCGACGTCTCCACCGCCACGATCCGCCGTGACCTCGACGAACTCGCCGAGCAGCAGATGCTGGTGCGCACCCGCGGGGGCGCGATCGCCCACGGGGTCTCCTACGAACTGCCGCTGCGCTACAAGTCGTCCCGCCACGCGTCCGAGAAGCAGCGCATCGCGGCCGCCGCCGCCGACCTGGTCGGCGAGGGCGCGGTGGTCGGACTCAACGGCGGCACCACCACCACGGAGGTCGCCCGCACCCTCGCGGTCCGCGCCGGCGGGCTGGAGGCCGGCGGCACATCACCCGCGCTCACCGTGGTGACCAACGCGCTGAACATCGCCGGCGAACTCGCCGTACGGCCGCAGATCAAGATCGTGACCACCGGCGGAGTGGCCCGGCCGCAGAGCTTCGAACTGGTCGGCCCGCTGACCACCGGGGTCCTCGACGAGGTCGTCCTCGACGTGGCGGTGCTGGGCATCGACGGGATGGACGCGCACCTGGGGATCATGGCCCACCAGGAGGACGAGGCCGGCGTCAGCAGGCGCTTCGCCGAGCGGGCGCACCGGGTCGTGGTCGTCGCGGACTCCTCGAAGCTCGGGCGGCGCGCCTTCGCCCGCATCTGCGGTCTCGACCGGGTCGACACGCTGGTCACGGACGCCCGGATGTCCGGCGAGATGACGGACCGCCTGACGGAGGCGGGCGTCAGGGTGACCGCCGTCTGA